The DNA segment GGCGTCGGCGACACCGTCGAGGCCGACCAGCTCGAGCAGCTCGTCGACGTGGTCGGGGTCAGGCGCCTCGCCGCGGAGCCGCGGGCCGATCTCGACGTTCTCGCGCACCGAGAGCCACGGGTAGAGGAGGGGGTCCTGGAAGACGACGCCCCACCGGTAGTCGGGGCCCGTCACCCGTTCGCCGTCGATCTCGACGCGGCCGCCGGTCGGATCTTCGAGCCCCGCGAGCAGGTGCAGCAGTGTCGTCTTGCCGCAGCCGGACGGCCCGAGCAGACAGCAGACCTCGCCGGGGTCGACCGCGAGATCGAGCCCGTCGAAGACGAGGGTCTCGTCGTACCGCTTCGTGAGGTCGCTGGCGACGACCGGCGCCGCGTCGGTCGCGCGACGGCCGGCGCTGCCGGCGTCTGACCCGACCGCGGACGCGGAGTCGGACTCCTCGCCGTCGTCGGCCGTCTTCAGACGGGACTCGAGGGACATCGATCAGTCCGCTGTCGCCTCGGGCTCGTCCTCCTCGGACTCGGCCTCGTCGTCCGGGAGCACGCCCTCGTTATCGAGCTCCTCGGCGGTCCCGATGTCGGCGTCGTCCGGGACGAATCCCTTCTCGCGCATCCAGTCCGTGGTCGCGTCGATCCGCTTCTCGTCGGGGGCGCGCACGGGGAGGAACTCGCGGAGCTCGAACTCCTCGCGGAGCCGCTCGAAGTTCACGTCGTCGAAGGCGGGCTTGTCGGCCGCCTCCTCTTCGAGCAACTCGACGTAGCGGTCGGTGTACCCCTCGAGGTCGTCGTTGATGTCGGCGACCGCGCGGTTCAGCGCCGCGAGGAACCCCTCCAGCTTCTCCGGCTCGGGCTGCTCGCGCGTGGTGATGGCGGCGCGGCACGGGCCGTCGAACACCTCCTTCAGCTCCTCGTCGTAGCGGCCGAGCGTGACGAACGGCTCCAGCACCGCGATGGAGTCGACCTCGCCGTTCTTCACGGCGTCGAAGCGGTCCTCCGCCTCGCCGACGTGCTCCAGAACGATGTCGTCGTCCTCGAACCCCTCGTTCTCGAGCATCTCGCGCATCGAGTAGAAGGAGGTGGCGTACTTGTTGATCCCGACGCTGCGACCGCGCAGGTCGTCGATGGTCTCGGCGTCGTCGTCGGCGTCGACGAAGACGACGCGGTCCCACTCGCTGTAGGAGCCGACGATGTCGCGGTCGGTCTCGGAGACCTCCTGGACCGCGTTCCACTCGCAGACGCCGTGGGTGCCGCCGTCCTCGTCCATGTCGTCCCACCAGTCGGCGTCGAAGGCGTTCTCGCCCTCGAAGTCCTGCGTTCCGGGCGCGAAGTACGAGAGGTCGGCGTCGACGCCCTCGTCCTCGAAGTACCCGTTCTCCTCCGCGACGTCCTGCACCAGTCTCCACGTGAAGTATTCGTGGGAGACATTGAGATCTGACATCGAATGCTTCTTGGTTTTATTGTAAGGTATAGCTCCGGAAACCGACAAGGATGAGCGGTGCAACCGTTTTCACGCAAATATTGCGACGGGCGAACGGGTTCGGTCGTCTGTCCGGTTGGAAAACGGCCGCAGGTCGGTGCGAGATCCCGTCTAAGGGAGGTTCTCGGTCGATAGTGAGAACAGTTCGCAACCGAGATACCCACAATATTTGTTCGTTCCTCCGTCGCCGTCGCCATCCCGGCGTTTCAGGCCCGCTCGATGCGTTTCAGCAGGATCTCCGTCGCGTCGGCGTCGAACGCCATCGGCCGGCGCCACCACGGCCCCCTCCCCGAGTCGCTGGACAGCGCCGTGACGAGGCGGTTCGCGTCCGCGCCCGCTTCGGGGGTGCTGAGGGGGACGACGCGCTCGAAGGGGCCCGAGGCCGACGCGTCGCCGGCGACGACGACCCGAGCGTCGAACGGGTCGCGCTTCAGGTGGGCGTTGGTCGGCGCGAGCGCGGCCGCCGCGGCGCGGTCGACGGTGCGGGGCGCGTCCTCACCGCCGGACGCGTCGTCCCCCGTCCCGCCGTCACCGACCGCGAGCACCCGCTCGACGCGGATTCCCGCGAAGAGGTACGCGCCCCAGTCGGGCGCGAGGTCGTCGTCGCGGTCGGCGAGCGCCGCCCGTTCGGTCTCGCCCGCGGAAGCGCTCTCTCCCGGCCCCGCCCAGCCGTGCGGGCGCAGCGACAGCGTCGCGTAGAACAGCAGCCAGTCGCCCGGATCGAGGCCGGCGATCCGCCCGGCCTTCACGCCGTGGGGGTCGCCGTACGTCGCGCGGTCGCGCCCGTGGACGCCGGGGAACTCCGGGTCGAGGTGGACCGGCGTCTCCCGCAGGTCGGCCGGCACCGCGAAGGGGAGGTCGAGGTCGGCGTACGTCGGGAGCGGCTCGTCGACCGGGAACCGCTCGCGCGGGAGCGTCGCCGCCGATTCGGGAATCGGCACGTACGCGAACCACCCGTCCGGGTAGACAGGGCCGCGGAAGCCGGGCTGGTTCGTGTTGGCGGCGACGTTGACGGCGACGGCGCGGGGGTCGGCCATCAAAAAGGGAAGTTCGGGCGGGTCACTCCGCCGCGGCGGCGGGCGCGTCGTGGTCGATCTCGGTGCCGAGCAGGTCGAGGAACCCCGCGATCCACTCCGGGTGGTCCGGCCACGCCTGCCCGGTGACGAGGTTGCCGTCGGTCGTCACGCCGTCGACCCACGAGCAGCCGGCGGCCTCGACCTCGGGCCGGACCGCCGGGTAGGCAGTGATCTCGTAGCCGTCGAGCACGCCCGCGGCCGCGAGGATCTGCGGGCCGTGGCAGATGGACGCAACGGGCTTGTCGGTCTCGAAGAAGTGGCGCACCGCGTCGAGCACCTCATCGTAGCCGCGCAGGTACTCGGGCGCGCGCCCGCCGGGCACGACGAGCGCGTCGTACTCCGCCGGGTCGATCTCGTCGAACCCGTGGGTGAGTTCGAAGTCGTGCCCGCGGGTCTCCAGGTACGTCTGGTCGCCGCGGAAGTCGTGGACCGCGGTCTTGACCGACTCCCCGCCCTCCCGCTCCGGGCAGACGGCGTGGACCTCGTGGCCCACCGCCTGCAGCGCCTGGAACGGGACCATGATCTCGTAGTCCTCGCCGAAGTCGCCGACGATCATCAGAATCCGCTGTCCTGTCATGTAGATAACACCACGCCGATCTACGCACTGCTATCCAATAACGGTACTGGCGAGCGATGACATACCACGACAGTAGTTCGCGGCCGGGGCTTTGGAGATGTTCGTGATCCCTCCGACAGCAACGATGTATACCGGACTTCGATCAGTTATTTACGAGTGATCGACCGGAGTTTTCGAACCGCGACTCACCGACGGTCGATCCTACTTCGGCGGCTGCAGGTCTCGCTGGAACTCGTCGAACTGGTCGAGGTCCTCGGGGAGCTCGTACTCGATCTCGCGCTCGTCCTGGTTGTCGGGGAGCCGACCGTCCTCCAGGTCGGCGGCGACCTCCTCCCAGCCGGGCTTCACGCGGACGCTCCGGGCGGGGGAGCCGACGACGACGTGGTGGTCGGGCACGTCGCCCTGCACGACCGAGCGCGCGCCGACGACGCTGTTCTCGCCGACTCGGCAGCCAGCCCGCACCATCGCGTCGTAGGTGACGCGCGCGTCGTCCTCGACGATCGTGTGGAAGTTGCGGACCTCGGTCTGGTCGACGAGGTCGTGGTCGTGGCTGTAGAGGTGGACGCCGTCGGAGACCGACGCGCGGTCGCCGATCGTCAGCTTCCCGCGGTCGTCGAGGTGGACGTCGTCGTGGATCACGACGTTGTCGCCGACCTCGATGTTGTGGCCGTAGGTGACGGATATCCCCTTGAAGAAGCGGCAGTTCTCCCCGCACTCGGCGAAGAGGTGGTTGCCGAGCATCTGCCGGAAGCGGAGGGCGAACTCGACGTTGTCGGCCATCGGCGTCGCGTCGAACTGGCGCCAGAGCCACTGGAGGTGTTTCGAGCGCTGGAAGCGGTCCTCGTCCTTCTCGGCGTAGTACTCCGACTCCAGCGTGGCGTTGCACGGGTCGTACCCCTGGAGGCGGACGCGCTCGGCTCGCGACACCGACTCCCCGTCCCGCCACGCCTCCCACCGCTCGCGGTCGCCGTGGAGGTCGATCAGGACGTCGCGAACGACGTCGCAGGTGTCCTCGTCCGAGGAGAGCCGCTCGTCCACCTCGTCGATTAACCCCCGGACCCCTGCCTCTGCGCCGTCGGGGAGGGACACGTGTCGCTTTGTCATCGGGTCCTCTTCGTCGCCGTCCCTCAAAGGGATTCGGTTGTGCGACGTCTCGACCGAGCGCGCGTCGCGGAACGATCCCGACGGCGGGCATTTATAAACCGGCGCCGCGGTCCCGCTGCGTGAAGGAGACCGCACTCGCTAAGTGTCCCGATCCCCAATTCGGGGTATGCAGCACCGCGAACTCGGGAACTCCGGCGTCGAGGTCTCTGAGATCGGTTTCGGCGCGTGGGTCGTCGGCACCGACTGGTGGGGCGACCGCTCGGACGAACAGGCGGTCGAGATGGTCGAGGCGGCGCTCGACGCCGGCGTCACCTACGTCGACACGGGCGACGTGTACGGCCACGGCGACAGCGAGGAGATCGTCGGGCGGGCGATCGACGGGCGCCGCGACGAGGTGACGCTCGCGACGAAGATCGGCTACGACTTCTACAACAACCCGCAGGCGGGCCACGGCGAGCTCCCGAAGGAGCTCGACCGCGACTACCTCGAGACCGCGTTCGAGCGCTCGCTCGACCGGCTCGACACCGACCACGTCGACCTGCTCCAGCTTCACAACGCCAACGTCGACGACGTCACCCCCGAGGTGCGCGACCTCCTCGCCGAGTGGAAGGCGGACGGCCGCGTCCGCGCGCTCGGCTGGGCGCTCGGCCCCTCGATCGGCTGGCTCGCCGAGGGCGACGCCGCGGTCGAGTACGAGGAGTTCGACGCGGTCCAGACCGTCTTCAATCTCTTCGAGCAGGAGCCCGGCCGCCACTTCGTCGAGTCTATCCGCGAGACGGGCTCGGACACGTCGGTCATCGCCCGCGTCCCGCACTCCTCGGGCCTGCTCAACGAGCAGGTGACGCCCGACACCGTCCTCGAAGACGGGGACCACCGCTCGCACCGCCCGAAAGAGTGGTACGAGACCGGCTGGGAGAAGGTCGAGGCGATCCGCTTCCTCGAGGAGCCGGACCACGCGGAGGGCACTCGGACGATGGCGCAGGCGGCGATCCGCTGGCTGCTCGCGCACGACGAGGTCGCCTCCGTGACGCCCACCTTCCGCGACGCGGACGACATCGCGGAGTGGAGCGCCGCGAGCGACGTGCCGCCGCTCTCCGAGGCCGAGTACGAGCGCGTCGACGAGCTGTACGCGCGGAACTTCGATATCGACCGCGACGACGGGATGGACGTCCTCCGGACCTCCGTCGATGGCGAGGACATCGAGGCCGCCGGCCTCGACAAGCGCGCCGCGTCGTACTGAGACCGAACCCACCGCTTTCGCGTCGAGACCGCAGGACAGCGAGCGGTCGCGCCCGCGTACGACCACTTTCACTGCGCGACGGAAGCGGCCGTGACGGCGCCGCCGCTCGGCGCGTCGAACGTGGTGGCTCGGTGGGAAACCCTCGTCACAAGGGGCTCAGTGGGGGTAACACGTCGTCACGGCCACCACGGTCGGTCCTTACTCGCTGGATCGTATAAACTCCCCGCGACGCCGACGACCGCGAGCCGGTTCGGGGGTTCGCACGGAAAACGGTGGCCGCGGACCTACTCGTTCTCGCCGTCGCCGAACTGCGCGTCGTAGTCGTTCTGGATCTCTATCTTCGTCCCGCGGCTGATGTCGTCGTAGTCGAACTCTATTCCGTATCGGTCCTGGGTGATCTCGTCGCGGGTCCTGATCTCGCCGGGAGCCACGTCGTCGGGGAACGGCTGCCGGTTGTAGATCGCCTGCACCTCCCACGCCCGCTCGGCGTCGAGGTCCGCGAAGTCGGCGTCGTACTTCGCCCGACTGATGTTGTCCCGGCTGTGAGCCGGATCCGACGGGAGCGGCCCGAACTGCGCGTCGTACTCGTTTTGAACCTCGATCGCGGCGTCGCGGTCCAGCTCGGAGAACGGCGCGTCGTACCGGTCGCCGCTTATCTCGTCGCGGGTCTCGACGTCGGCGGGAACCGCGTTGCCGGCGAACGGCTGCCGGTTGTAGATCGCCTGCACCTCGCCGACCGTCTCGCTTCCGAGGTCGGCGAAGTCGACGCTGTACTTCGCCCGGGTGATCTCGTTGCGAGTGAACCCCTCGTCGGCGTCAGCGGCGTCGTCCCCGGAACCGTCCGAGCCGTCCGACGACGTCGACCCCCCGTCGTAGTCGCTCTCGACCGTGACCGAGGCGCCGCTCGTCCCCGTGACGTTGTAGGCGGTTCCGGCTTCGGTGCCGAGGACGTCGACGCGCAGGCCGATGTCGGTCGCGCCGACCGCGTGGCCGCTGATCGTGACGGTCGCGATCGCGACGCTGCCGTTGTCCGCGGTGTCCGTCGGCGCGGCCGTGACGTTCACCGCCTTCCCGTCCTCGATGACGGTGATCGCCGTCGTCGCGTCGGACGCGCCGCCTCCCGCGGAGACGTCCGTCACCGTGGCGTGAGTGACGTCCTTCGACTCGACGCGGAAGTCGTAAGCGCCGACGCCGCCGGACGCGTTCGCGACGACCACGTCGTAGGTCGTCTCGTCGCCGGCGTCGACCGTCACGTCGGCGTCACTCGGATCGCCGGTGCCGTTCGGCTCACCCGCCTCGCCGCTCGGGCGGAGCAGCACCGCGGTCTCGGGGATCGGAGCCGATCCCGCCGCCCCCTCGACGTCGACGATCCCGGTCGCGGAGTCGTTCCCGGTGAAGACGCCGTGGACGTGCGATCCGTGGTCGACCCCGGTCACGTTCACGCCGCCGAACGCGACGGTCTCGCGGTCGTGTCCCGCGAGCGTCACCTCCCGCGAGGCCGCCGTCTCGTCGGCGTCGAGGGCCCCGTCGCCGTCGACGTCGACTCCGTACCGGACCGTCCGGGTCGCCTCCAGATCGCCGTCGTTGGTGACCGAGACGGAGACGTTGAACGGCTCTCCCCGCGTCACGTCGCGGGACGCGTTCAGGTTCGACACCCGGAACGCCGCCGGGTCCGGATTCGGCTCGACGGCGATCGCGGCGCCGGTCGCGGCGGTGACGTCGTACGCGTCGCCGGCGTCGGTGCCGAGCCCGTCGACGCGCAGTCCGAGATCGGTGGTGCCGGGGGCGTCGCCGCGGACCGTGACGGTCGCGACGGCGACGCTGCCGCCGCCGGCCGCGTCCGTCGGCGCGGCCGTCAGGTTCGCCGACGAGCCGTCGGCGGCGATCGAGACCCCGGCCGCCTCGTCCGACTGGTTCCCCCGCAGTGAGACGTCCGTTATCGTGGCCACGCTCGGATCGCCGACGCTGACGACGGCGGCGAGGGCGCCGACGCCGCCGGACGCGTTCGCGACGACCACGTCGTGGGTCGCGGTCTCGCCGACGCGGACAGTCGCGTCGCTCGGTCCGAGATGGACCGCGGTCTCGGGGGCCGGGGCCGGGTCCTCCTGCTGTGCGAACGGGAGGTCGAGACCGCCGGTGGGGCCGACGCCCGCGACCGCCCCGCCGATGCCGCCGATGCCGACCACCGCGATCGCCACGAGGACGGCGACGCCCTTCGCGTTCAGCGTCGCGGAGAGTGCGCCGAGGTTCATCGGTCCAACACCTCGTTGAACAGCGCCCGGACGTCGAGGGCGTCCACGTCACCGTCGCCGTTGAAGTCGAACGCGTCCGGGTGGCTCCGGACCAGCTCGTCGTCCCGGTTCGCGAACATGGCCTCCACGTCGTCGGCGTCGACGTCGCCGTCGCCGTCGACGTCCTCGTAGCGACCGTCCCCGTCCGGGTCGGTCGGCTGACTCTCGAAGTCGCCTATCGCCTGTCCACCGAAACAGACGGGGTCGCCGCCGCGGACCGGCTCGACGGACCACGGGACGAATTCGACGCCGCCGTCGACCTCGTCGCCCTTCGGGGCCTCTGCCGGGGTCTCCTCCGCGGCGGGGCCGGTCGGATCGCCCCAGTAGTTACAGGACGCGACCGCGGTCTGCTCCGACGCGTTCCGGACCCCGAACTCGTCGTTGCCCGCGATGTCGTTCCCGGTGAACGCGTACTCGGGGACGGAATCGCCGAAGCCGTCCGCGACGCCCGACAGCAGGATCCCGGTCCGGTTGCCGACGATCGCGTTTCCGCGGACGTCTCCGCCGCTGGAGGCGAACTCGATCCCCGGCCCGGCGTTGTTCCGGATGTCATTCCCGACGACCGTGGCGGACCCCAGGTCGGTCGGCGCGACGAGCCCGATCAGTCGGAGGCCGAACCCGTCGTTGTCGGCGACGGTGTTGTCGACGAACGTCCCCTCGCCGGTGGCGACGCCGGCGCCGTTCTCCCGCACGGTGCTGCGTCTCAGCTCCGTGACGTGTCCCAGGTCGGTGGACACCGCCGCGTCGCTGTTCCCGCTCAGCGTGCTCTCGGTTATCGACAGCCGGGTGCCCTCCCCGGGACCGACGCCCACGCCGTTGTCGCTGACGACGGAATCGCGGACCGCGATACGCCCCTTCGGCCCGCCGCGGATCCCGACGGAGCTGTCGGTGACCGAGACGGCTTCGAGCGCGATCTCGCCGCCCGGGGAACCGACGGAGGTTCCCGCGCCGAAGTTCGTTATCCGCAGATCGCGGACGGCGGCGCTCTCGTCGCGACCGAGGTCGAACGAGAGGCCGATCCCCGAGCCGTCGCCGGAGATCGCGTGCCCGTTCCCGTCCAGCGTGACGCCCGGACCGAGGGTGAGACAGTCGCCCTCCGCGTCGAGATCGGCGGTGAGAACGTACTCTCCCGGTTCGGTCAGCGACGCGCATCGGTCGACCTCCGTCGGCGCGGCGGCCGTCGTGGAGATCGAGGAGAGCCCGACGACCGTCCCCGCTACCACGAGACCGCCTTTCTGAAGTGCTGTTCGGCGCGATATCTTCTCGTCTGGTCCACCGTCGGTCATGAGAGAGTATCGGGGGATAGACCGAATTGTTATTAGCTTGCTTCCAGAAATAACAGAGTCTATAACAATATCTCGGAGGGCCGAACCGGAACGCGACGCCGCGTCTCGGCGACGCGCGACACCGTGGTGACTCTCGGCGCCGGAGCGGGATCCCGGAGAGACGAGGAGCATGATACGAACGATTCTCGAACGGCGGACGCCGACGAGCTCGCGGGGGCGATGACGGACGAGTACGAGGTCGTTCGCGGGCTCCCCGACGAGGAGGAGCTCCTCGGTCTGTTGTGCGAGGCCTTCGGAAACTGGGGAGACGAGGCGTTCCTGCGGTGGAAGTACGACCGGCCCGGCGTCGAGCCGGCGACGGGGTACCACGTCGTTCGAAACGGCGAGCTCGCGGCGTTCCGCGGCATGTTCGAGCGCACCATCGAGGGGCCGGGCGGCGGCTACGACTGCCACGTCTGCGGCGACGCCTGCGTCGCCGAGGCCCACCGCGGCGAGGGGCTCTACTCGCGGATCCGTGACGCGACGGAGTCCGACATCGAACGGAGCGGGAGCGACTTCTGCGGGATCTTCACCCGGAAGGGCCACATCCCGTTCGAGGTCGGGCTCGACCGTGGGTGGAAGTATCGCACGCTTCCACTGTACCTCCGGGTGCTCTCGCCCGGGAACGTGATACCGCACTACGCGCGGCTCGTCCTCGACGAGGACGGGACTGCGGCCGACCTCCTCGACCGCCTCGGCGGGAGAGTCACGCTCAGGTCGGGCGGCGAGTCGCTCCGGCTCGACCGCCTGCTCGGCGAGTCGAAGACCGAGT comes from the Halorubrum depositum genome and includes:
- a CDS encoding ABC transporter ATP-binding protein is translated as MSLESRLKTADDGEESDSASAVGSDAGSAGRRATDAAPVVASDLTKRYDETLVFDGLDLAVDPGEVCCLLGPSGCGKTTLLHLLAGLEDPTGGRVEIDGERVTGPDYRWGVVFQDPLLYPWLSVRENVEIGPRLRGEAPDPDHVDELLELVGLDGVADADTSDLSGGMAQRASLARTLANEPEVLLLDEPFSALDQLTKMELQDELLRIVDELGVTAVFVTHDIDEAVYLGDRVAVMGPVPDGIEHVERIDSETRSRDDEAFLAERAAVFERLEAVGLE
- a CDS encoding ABC transporter substrate-binding protein, whose protein sequence is MSDLNVSHEYFTWRLVQDVAEENGYFEDEGVDADLSYFAPGTQDFEGENAFDADWWDDMDEDGGTHGVCEWNAVQEVSETDRDIVGSYSEWDRVVFVDADDDAETIDDLRGRSVGINKYATSFYSMREMLENEGFEDDDIVLEHVGEAEDRFDAVKNGEVDSIAVLEPFVTLGRYDEELKEVFDGPCRAAITTREQPEPEKLEGFLAALNRAVADINDDLEGYTDRYVELLEEEAADKPAFDDVNFERLREEFELREFLPVRAPDEKRIDATTDWMREKGFVPDDADIGTAEELDNEGVLPDDEAESEEDEPEATAD
- a CDS encoding Nmad3 family putative nucleotide modification protein, with amino-acid sequence MADPRAVAVNVAANTNQPGFRGPVYPDGWFAYVPIPESAATLPRERFPVDEPLPTYADLDLPFAVPADLRETPVHLDPEFPGVHGRDRATYGDPHGVKAGRIAGLDPGDWLLFYATLSLRPHGWAGPGESASAGETERAALADRDDDLAPDWGAYLFAGIRVERVLAVGDGGTGDDASGGEDAPRTVDRAAAAALAPTNAHLKRDPFDARVVVAGDASASGPFERVVPLSTPEAGADANRLVTALSSDSGRGPWWRRPMAFDADATEILLKRIERA
- a CDS encoding DJ-1/PfpI family protein, with amino-acid sequence MTGQRILMIVGDFGEDYEIMVPFQALQAVGHEVHAVCPEREGGESVKTAVHDFRGDQTYLETRGHDFELTHGFDEIDPAEYDALVVPGGRAPEYLRGYDEVLDAVRHFFETDKPVASICHGPQILAAAGVLDGYEITAYPAVRPEVEAAGCSWVDGVTTDGNLVTGQAWPDHPEWIAGFLDLLGTEIDHDAPAAAAE
- a CDS encoding acyltransferase, producing MTKRHVSLPDGAEAGVRGLIDEVDERLSSDEDTCDVVRDVLIDLHGDRERWEAWRDGESVSRAERVRLQGYDPCNATLESEYYAEKDEDRFQRSKHLQWLWRQFDATPMADNVEFALRFRQMLGNHLFAECGENCRFFKGISVTYGHNIEVGDNVVIHDDVHLDDRGKLTIGDRASVSDGVHLYSHDHDLVDQTEVRNFHTIVEDDARVTYDAMVRAGCRVGENSVVGARSVVQGDVPDHHVVVGSPARSVRVKPGWEEVAADLEDGRLPDNQDEREIEYELPEDLDQFDEFQRDLQPPK
- a CDS encoding aldo/keto reductase, with the protein product MQHRELGNSGVEVSEIGFGAWVVGTDWWGDRSDEQAVEMVEAALDAGVTYVDTGDVYGHGDSEEIVGRAIDGRRDEVTLATKIGYDFYNNPQAGHGELPKELDRDYLETAFERSLDRLDTDHVDLLQLHNANVDDVTPEVRDLLAEWKADGRVRALGWALGPSIGWLAEGDAAVEYEEFDAVQTVFNLFEQEPGRHFVESIRETGSDTSVIARVPHSSGLLNEQVTPDTVLEDGDHRSHRPKEWYETGWEKVEAIRFLEEPDHAEGTRTMAQAAIRWLLAHDEVASVTPTFRDADDIAEWSAASDVPPLSEAEYERVDELYARNFDIDRDDGMDVLRTSVDGEDIEAAGLDKRAASY
- a CDS encoding autotransporter outer membrane beta-barrel domain-containing protein — translated: MNLGALSATLNAKGVAVLVAIAVVGIGGIGGAVAGVGPTGGLDLPFAQQEDPAPAPETAVHLGPSDATVRVGETATHDVVVANASGGVGALAAVVSVGDPSVATITDVSLRGNQSDEAAGVSIAADGSSANLTAAPTDAAGGGSVAVATVTVRGDAPGTTDLGLRVDGLGTDAGDAYDVTAATGAAIAVEPNPDPAAFRVSNLNASRDVTRGEPFNVSVSVTNDGDLEATRTVRYGVDVDGDGALDADETAASREVTLAGHDRETVAFGGVNVTGVDHGSHVHGVFTGNDSATGIVDVEGAAGSAPIPETAVLLRPSGEAGEPNGTGDPSDADVTVDAGDETTYDVVVANASGGVGAYDFRVESKDVTHATVTDVSAGGGASDATTAITVIEDGKAVNVTAAPTDTADNGSVAIATVTISGHAVGATDIGLRVDVLGTEAGTAYNVTGTSGASVTVESDYDGGSTSSDGSDGSGDDAADADEGFTRNEITRAKYSVDFADLGSETVGEVQAIYNRQPFAGNAVPADVETRDEISGDRYDAPFSELDRDAAIEVQNEYDAQFGPLPSDPAHSRDNISRAKYDADFADLDAERAWEVQAIYNRQPFPDDVAPGEIRTRDEITQDRYGIEFDYDDISRGTKIEIQNDYDAQFGDGENE
- a CDS encoding right-handed parallel beta-helix repeat-containing protein gives rise to the protein MVAGTVVGLSSISTTAAAPTEVDRCASLTEPGEYVLTADLDAEGDCLTLGPGVTLDGNGHAISGDGSGIGLSFDLGRDESAAVRDLRITNFGAGTSVGSPGGEIALEAVSVTDSSVGIRGGPKGRIAVRDSVVSDNGVGVGPGEGTRLSITESTLSGNSDAAVSTDLGHVTELRRSTVRENGAGVATGEGTFVDNTVADNDGFGLRLIGLVAPTDLGSATVVGNDIRNNAGPGIEFASSGGDVRGNAIVGNRTGILLSGVADGFGDSVPEYAFTGNDIAGNDEFGVRNASEQTAVASCNYWGDPTGPAAEETPAEAPKGDEVDGGVEFVPWSVEPVRGGDPVCFGGQAIGDFESQPTDPDGDGRYEDVDGDGDVDADDVEAMFANRDDELVRSHPDAFDFNGDGDVDALDVRALFNEVLDR